The Panicum hallii strain FIL2 chromosome 5, PHallii_v3.1, whole genome shotgun sequence genome contains the following window.
GTGTTCTCGCTGCGCTGTTCATTGCGCTCCATCTTTCCAGTGGAGCGCAGCACACGTACAGCAGAAGCCAGCAATGGACGTGGTGGTGTCCGCAGTGGCCGCCGACCTCGTCGGCCGGCTGATCGCTTTCCTCGTCAGGAAGTACCAggagcccggcgccgccgaggACGCCGCCAGGCTGCGGCGCGCGCTGCtgcgcgccggcgccgtcgtcgaggaggccgaggggCGGCAGATCGCCAACCGTGCGGTGCTGCTGCAGCTCGACCAACTGAGGCGCGAGATGTGCCGAGGCGCCTACGAGCTCGACGTCGACGCCCTCAGGCGGCGAGCCGGGGATCCCAGAAAGAGGCACGCCACGGCGGAGAGGAGAACGTTCAGCCGCCTGCGTCTGGGCACGGGCGGCGGCCTCTCCGCGGTTGTTGAAAGCCTGGAGGCCGCGCTGTGCGACatgagggagctcgtcgtgctcTTTGGCTGCTGCCCCCGGGTCGCCCGGCAGCCGTACAGCGCCTACCTGCTCATGGAGAGCTGCATGTTTGGGCGGCAGGTGGAGAAGGAGCAGATCATCGGCTTCCTGCTGCAACCTTCTCAAGATCTGGATGTGCTCCCGATCGTAGGCCCTCGTGAGGTCGGCAAGCGGACGTTGGTCGAGCATGTCTGTCTCGATGAGAGGGTGAGGAAACACTTCGCCAAGATTCATCGTCTTGATCTACGGAGCTATGACCTTGAGCATCATCATCTCAGCTTGATCGACGGCACCGAGAGGTCCTTGATCGTGGCcgacctcgccggcggcggcgcgggcgaggagGAAGAGCGATGGAGAAGGTTCCACGCgtccgtccgccgccgcgcgcacgGGGGGAGCAAGATTATCCTCATCAGCAGGGCGGGCGCGCACGCGGGCCTGggcaccgcgccgccgctccggctgCGCGCGCCGCGCCGGGAGGAGCTCTGGTACTTCTTCCGGGCGCTCGCGTTCGGCGGCGCGGACCCGGAGGGGCGCCCGGAGCTGCTGCGCGTCGCCATGGCCCTGTTCGCTGGCATCCACGACCCCGTGACGTTCGCGGCGGCAGGCACAATCGCCGCATCGCTGCGCGCCGACCTGAGCGCGCGGTCCTGGCGCCGCGTGCTGGGCGTGTTCGCCGGGGCGACGGACCGGTGCGGGGTTTTCCTGTGCAGGCCGGTGAAGGACTCGCCCGGCGTCCCGTGCGCGTTCCGCGACAGGCGCAAGTCGACGGGCGCGGCCACGGCGCGGAGCGAGCTCCCCGGCGTGACGATGCTGGACCTGGTGACCGGAGGCGCCGTGCTCCCGGTCCCCGGCGGAGGGACGCGGTTCGACGTGCTGGTGTGGCGGTCTCGCATCCCTCCGTACACGAGCTACGTCGCGACGTGCGACGTTGGGAGATCTCGGCAGGTGGTGGCCGTCGAGAAGAAGCGAGCTCGTAAGAGGAGGAGAGGCCAACAAGGCGAGGAAAGAGATGAGTTGGACGAGCTGATGACTAGTTACGAAGCTCACTAGTAGGAAACCGAGCTATGTAGAAGAACCATCTTGTCAGCCGGGAGAGGATATTTGCGGCCATGAACGACCCTTTGAGCTCGCTCACCAGGTCCATCAGTCCATGGCGATGGACGCGAGCTCCGGGTGCTCCGCCGGGTCAGCGCGCACTGCCAAATGTGAGAAGCTTGAAGAAATGCCAGTATATCCGTCTTTGTGCGGAGTTGCCAGCCTCAGTTCTCGCCCTGTTCCTAGAGTTGAGACCTGCTCCGTCGGGCTGATGGCGATGATAGATCTTGCTGCCTGGAGCTAGCTGTTGGAGTGTTGGTATTGCCGGCAGTGCGCCTCTAGAAGGGGTCAAGAACGTAGCATGCCGCGTCTCGGCATCCTCGACGATGGCACGGGCACGCAGGAGCAGCCGGCCGGTGCCCCGGCGCAGCCTCGCCAGGTTGCTGGCGGCAGTGTGCTTCTGGTACGTGGCGATGAGGAAGGACAGGCACCGGCCGATGAGATGGCTGACCACCTCACGGGCCAGGAAGTCTCCACGCCAGTCATCCATTCCGAAGGTGGAGGTCCAGGTCAAGGGTCAACCCCTGAGACAGCACGGTAGTGACTGTCTCTGTGCTTTCCCATCGAAGCAAGCGGCCAGTCGTCACAGTCATCACTCGTCAAGTCGTATACACTGGCAGACGAGCCGTCAAAGAAATCAATTGAAAATATTATGAACGTAAAGAGGCTCAGCCTAGAACTTGTTGACTGTTTGTTCTTTAAAAAAAGAACACGCCCCAAACTTGAATAGGAACACAAAATTTCCCAAGGGCCAAAGGGATCAGGGGTTGTTACGACTTGGATTGCTGGATTtgggaagaagggggaaagagTGTTGGTACTGATTTTGGATGCCAATGGTTTTTAATGTCTATCTATAGGCCTTATTTGGATACATACTAATTTTATTCAATCCACAGGTATTGGGTGGGATTGAGATGGAAATTTAGTTCATCTTCCAATAATGGTGAGTTTATGTTTATCCAATAAAATTTTAGTGGAGATGTGTGCAGGTGAATGATAATGGTGATAATTTTCAGACATTTCAATGGGAAAATTGTTTTTTTTTGGCAATGCACAACCAGGTAGAAGCTAGGGGAGGCAACTTATGGGACTGTAACGATATGGGCTAGAGATTGTAAAAAACCGGATCCTAAATTGATTTTTTGGATGAACTAGAGCTTTTAAAACTCACAATCCACCATCTCTAACTGATCTAGATGGAAGTGTCACATGATTTTGGCACTAAAAGACAGATGTTAGTTATTCTCAAGTTAAAAACTAATAGCTATGTGCAAAATGAGTTTAGCTCAGTTGGTTATTTTGCCTGTGATGAAATCTGTCACCTGAGTTTGAGTTCCTATCTCAGCATGTGTGCTCTTGTTTCCTTGGATTTACTCCAGGAATTAATGACGATATTTTCTCAATTGTAGGTGACATGCCCGCTGATAATGAGACACTTGTGGTGACTTCGTTAATCTCAGGATCTGTTAGCATAGTCTCTTGTAGGTACTTATAGGGATATGATGTGCTATTCGTAAAGGTGATTGTACCTACATGAATATCTACATCTATATAGTGTTTCATATAAAAGAAGTAATCATCCGTTTACCTTTCCAAGGAAGGCAATACAGCGCACATCCACTTTTACTAGCGCATGAATGGATGAGCAAATTAGTTTCTTGTTACAACATCTATGAGAATCATGGAGAGACTATACCAACAGATCATGAGAGAAATGAAGTTACCACGGCCACCTCACTATGAACGGGCACATCACTTATTATTAAAAAAAATAGCTAGTCATAAATACGAGCGATCATGTTGCGTTAGAGTCTTCAACTTGGATAAACAGGTTGTACCATCATAAGAAATCTAACCAGTAAATGTGGCTATTACTAAAGATTTTGCAACAGCTTTATAAACTAAGGCTAAATACATATAAACTAAGGCTAAACACATAGAGAGAAACTAACTCCAATTAGTCCTCACTAGGATGGGCGCCACTACCAGAGTAGCAATTTGGATCTTTATTGGAATGGAAGGAGTTTCTCTTCAGGAAGTTATTGGAattcttataaaattcatacGTTCGATCACAACGTGACTTTATTTTCAGAAACAACATTCCGAACATGACTCTGAGCTATTCACACACAATGTTAAATGAAATCATATTTTTCTCAACATGGTTACTCTACTGATCTAGCCATGTCCCATCTGGACGGTTGCTTAAGAATTTGTTCAGTAGACGGAACTGATGCCAGCAAACGATGAATGAAGCACTAATGAGTTTTGGACTGTAGTCAATCGGTTATTAAGTGCGTGTGCAGGCATGCCCAAAGGCCGAGGCTTTATGCACAAGATATTTCATTTGGAAAAACAAGAAATTAAAAAATCGAGCACTGATGGATAAGCTACCGCCAATCCGCCGAGATCGCGCACGCCCTGAGCCGCCTCTCttcttttgggccgttggccaccACACCGCATTGCTCATTACTCGCCGGAGCAAACGGAGGGGAGGAGGAAAATGACGAAGGGAAAAGGCAGCAATAGAAacacacacaaaagttttaaaaaataaataaagaggAAGAAAAATTCTCGAACTAGGGGCGTGTTTGGGAGAGCTTCACTTCATATTTCGTAGCTCAGCTCCTCAAACCTATAGCCAAACATGTCTAGCTTCATTGACTCAGCTCCGCAAAAAATCATGAATCTAGCCTCAACTTCATATTTTTTGGGAAGCAGGCCAAAGGGTGCTTCAAAAATACTAGCTTTGAACGTCGTCACGAAGTTGGAGCATAATTACCCACCACTGCCATCGGTTACACAGAAAACGTTTCgtttctttctcctttctcctccCAGACCCGCTACTCCCTCCctccccacgccgccgccgccgccctttccTCACCGtcggagctcgccggcgagcaGCCAAGCCCCAAAACGGATAGATCCGGTCGTCCTCTTCCATCCCCTCCCAATTTTGACCCCGATCTACCATCCCCAAGGCTCGGGCCATGGCCGGCTGCTGTTCCGGTCGCTGGGCGACCttgcccgccgccggcgccga
Protein-coding sequences here:
- the LOC112894533 gene encoding disease resistance protein RGA2-like, which gives rise to MDVVVSAVAADLVGRLIAFLVRKYQEPGAAEDAARLRRALLRAGAVVEEAEGRQIANRAVLLQLDQLRREMCRGAYELDVDALRRRAGDPRKRHATAERRTFSRLRLGTGGGLSAVVESLEAALCDMRELVVLFGCCPRVARQPYSAYLLMESCMFGRQVEKEQIIGFLLQPSQDLDVLPIVGPREVGKRTLVEHVCLDERVRKHFAKIHRLDLRSYDLEHHHLSLIDGTERSLIVADLAGGGAGEEEERWRRFHASVRRRAHGGSKIILISRAGAHAGLGTAPPLRLRAPRREELWYFFRALAFGGADPEGRPELLRVAMALFAGIHDPVTFAAAGTIAASLRADLSARSWRRVLGVFAGATDRCGVFLCRPVKDSPGVPCAFRDRRKSTGAATARSELPGVTMLDLVTGGAVLPVPGGGTRFDVLVWRSRIPPYTSYVATCDVGRSRQVVAVEKKRARKRRRGQQGEERDELDELMTSYEAH